One segment of Candidatus Neomarinimicrobiota bacterium DNA contains the following:
- a CDS encoding uracil-DNA glycosylase has product MRNAKIFDGVRIMKIDELNKRIKECKKCRLFETRKNAICGEGNLNAKIMLIAQAPGEKEDREGKMFVGPSGKVLDELLKSAGISRQAIYMTNLIKCMLPKYRRPKQDEIIACSYYLNEEIKLINLKILVPLGYYATYYIFQKHGILSPSKREFSSIYGRLFLAGDKKILPLPHPATLLYNPDFKQGLIKSYKKLQVLLKDCKWYLACPMKRFYEEGKLDKKWIELYCKGDWKSCIRYHMEEKGKVHPDWMLPDGTLDERLHKEARYESYDYL; this is encoded by the coding sequence ATGCGCAATGCAAAAATATTTGATGGCGTAAGGATTATGAAAATTGATGAACTGAATAAAAGGATAAAGGAATGTAAGAAATGCAGGTTATTTGAAACCAGAAAGAATGCTATCTGTGGCGAGGGAAATTTGAATGCTAAAATTATGTTAATTGCTCAGGCACCAGGAGAAAAAGAGGATAGAGAAGGAAAAATGTTTGTTGGTCCTTCAGGGAAAGTATTAGACGAATTACTAAAATCAGCAGGAATTAGCAGGCAGGCAATTTATATGACAAATTTAATTAAATGTATGCTTCCAAAATACAGAAGGCCCAAGCAGGATGAAATTATAGCCTGCAGTTATTACTTGAATGAAGAAATTAAATTAATAAATCTAAAGATATTGGTCCCCTTAGGTTATTATGCCACCTATTACATTTTTCAAAAACATGGCATTTTGTCACCTTCAAAAAGAGAGTTTTCTTCAATTTATGGTAGACTTTTTTTAGCTGGAGATAAAAAGATACTACCCCTACCTCATCCCGCAACTCTTCTTTATAATCCTGACTTTAAGCAAGGTTTAATAAAAAGTTACAAAAAATTGCAGGTGCTACTTAAGGATTGCAAATGGTATCTGGCGTGTCCAATGAAAAGATTTTATGAGGAAGGAAAGTTAGATAAGAAGTGGATAGAATTGTACTGTAAGGGAGATTGGAAAAGTTGTATTCGTTATCACATGGAAGAAAAAGGTAAGGTGCATCCAGATTGGATGCTTCCCGATGGAACCTTAGATGAAAGATTGCATAAGGAGGCAAGATATGAAAGTTACGATTATTTATGA
- a CDS encoding MBL fold metallo-hydrolase, whose protein sequence is MKVTIIYDNTTLRTELKADWGFSALTHVKGKNILFDAGANGDILLSNMKELKINPEKIEDIFISHLHWDHTGGLSSFLQLNNKVKLWAPSHFYEAKNAREVIEVKKPTKLYEGIYSTGELDGIEQSLCIETEKGIVIIAGCSHPRMEYILKTASQFGKVYGIIGGLHGTSPESLKNLDLICPTHCTQYKSEIRFLYPEKYIEGGAGKIIEVE, encoded by the coding sequence ATGAAAGTTACGATTATTTATGATAATACTACTTTAAGAACCGAGCTTAAAGCTGACTGGGGTTTCTCAGCACTTACCCATGTTAAAGGAAAGAATATTCTTTTTGATGCAGGAGCAAATGGAGATATTTTACTTTCCAATATGAAAGAGCTTAAAATTAATCCAGAAAAGATCGAAGATATTTTCATTTCTCATCTTCACTGGGATCATACAGGTGGTTTATCATCCTTTCTTCAACTGAATAATAAAGTGAAACTCTGGGCTCCTTCTCATTTTTACGAAGCAAAAAATGCAAGAGAAGTTATTGAAGTGAAGAAACCCACAAAGCTTTATGAAGGAATTTACTCTACAGGTGAACTTGATGGAATAGAACAATCCCTCTGCATTGAGACAGAAAAAGGTATTGTAATTATAGCCGGATGCTCGCACCCAAGAATGGAGTATATTCTTAAAACAGCTTCTCAATTTGGTAAGGTTTATGGCATTATAGGAGGATTACACGGAACAAGTCCTGAATCCTTAAAGAACTTAGATTTGATTTGCCCAACCCATTGCACTCAATATAAATCAGAGATAAGGTTCCTTTATCCCGAAAAATATATTGAGGGAGGAGCAGGGAAAATAATTGAGGTTGAGTAG
- a CDS encoding glycoside hydrolase family 97 catalytic domain-containing protein, protein MLGRYFNLSVVVLLTLLSNKDLCSKTYIVRSPNQKISVSFWLTEQGEPVYSVSHSGTPVLRESRLGLIRSDEDFSRNLFLDSVSNEIIVKDKYTLLHGKKSTCYYEGIKRIFYLKSKNLKPMEIIFQVSNDGVAFRYHFPDKTEDKVKIYKEVSSFHFDTSAKAFLQPCPDARTGWCFTQPSYEEYYQIEIPVGTPAPFQAGWVMPALFNYGKYWICITETAVDTNYCGSRLSQFSPDGEYSIQFPQPQERRNDEPYLPESPLTWYTPWRIVAVTDNLGDLVESTIGTDLASPAQYDVSSWLKPGIASWSWVILKDDSTIYRVQKRYIDFAASMGWKYCLIDAFWDRQIGYDKIKELAKYAKNKNVKILLWYNSAGDWNTTNLTPRNKLLTRESRVKEFQKLKEMGVAGIKVDFFGGDGQSMMKYYIDILKDAAKFNLAVNFHGCTYPRGWHRTYPNLVSMEAIKGEEYVTFDQYFADNQPWHCTVIPFTRNLFDPMDFTPVNFSGIPNIKRRTTKGFEIALSVLFTSGIQHIAETPRGMSAQKNFIKKFMSTLPTSWDDVKFIDGYPGKFVVLARRKGDMWYIAGINDEEKERTIELKLQFINKKSKGLLITDSKDGKWLVKRHIDLSKSQKIKVVPYGGFVIKTF, encoded by the coding sequence ATGCTGGGAAGGTATTTCAATTTGTCAGTTGTAGTTTTATTGACTTTACTCTCGAATAAGGATTTGTGCTCAAAAACTTATATAGTAAGGAGTCCAAATCAAAAGATATCAGTTTCATTCTGGCTTACTGAACAGGGGGAACCTGTATATTCCGTCTCTCACTCTGGTACTCCGGTCCTTCGAGAATCAAGATTAGGACTAATCAGAAGTGATGAAGACTTTTCACGAAATCTATTTTTGGATTCAGTTTCAAATGAAATTATAGTTAAAGATAAATACACCCTTTTACACGGCAAGAAATCAACTTGCTATTATGAGGGCATAAAGAGAATATTCTATCTAAAAAGTAAGAATTTAAAGCCCATGGAAATTATTTTTCAGGTCTCAAATGATGGCGTGGCATTCAGATATCACTTCCCCGATAAAACTGAAGACAAAGTGAAAATTTATAAAGAAGTATCTTCATTTCATTTTGATACATCGGCAAAAGCATTTTTACAGCCCTGTCCAGATGCTCGTACCGGCTGGTGTTTTACCCAACCATCATATGAAGAATACTATCAAATTGAAATACCTGTTGGAACTCCAGCACCTTTTCAAGCAGGATGGGTAATGCCTGCGCTATTTAATTATGGAAAGTACTGGATATGTATCACAGAAACCGCGGTGGATACGAATTATTGTGGATCTCGTTTAAGTCAATTCTCTCCAGATGGGGAGTACTCTATTCAATTTCCTCAACCTCAAGAACGAAGAAATGACGAACCCTATTTACCAGAATCGCCTCTCACTTGGTATACACCATGGAGAATAGTTGCAGTTACGGATAATCTAGGTGACCTTGTAGAATCAACAATTGGGACTGATCTTGCTAGTCCCGCACAATATGATGTTTCTTCATGGTTAAAACCTGGTATTGCTTCATGGAGTTGGGTGATTCTGAAAGATGATTCTACAATTTATAGAGTTCAAAAAAGATATATTGACTTTGCAGCATCAATGGGATGGAAATATTGCCTCATAGATGCATTCTGGGATAGGCAAATAGGATATGACAAAATAAAAGAACTTGCAAAATACGCAAAAAACAAGAATGTAAAAATTCTTTTATGGTACAACTCGGCTGGAGACTGGAATACCACAAACTTAACACCTCGTAATAAATTACTTACAAGAGAATCAAGAGTGAAAGAATTTCAAAAGTTAAAAGAGATGGGAGTAGCTGGTATAAAAGTTGATTTCTTCGGTGGAGACGGACAATCGATGATGAAGTATTATATTGATATACTAAAGGATGCTGCAAAATTTAATCTTGCGGTAAACTTTCACGGGTGCACCTATCCCAGAGGCTGGCACAGAACATATCCTAATTTGGTAAGTATGGAGGCGATAAAAGGCGAAGAATATGTGACATTCGATCAGTATTTTGCAGATAATCAACCATGGCATTGCACGGTTATTCCTTTTACCCGAAATCTTTTCGATCCGATGGATTTTACGCCTGTGAATTTTTCAGGTATACCCAATATTAAACGTAGAACAACAAAAGGTTTTGAAATAGCCTTGTCGGTACTGTTCACATCTGGAATTCAACATATTGCGGAAACTCCCCGGGGAATGTCAGCTCAGAAAAACTTTATAAAAAAATTCATGAGTACTTTACCCACAAGCTGGGACGATGTGAAATTTATTGATGGTTATCCAGGTAAGTTTGTTGTGCTGGCAAGAAGGAAAGGTGATATGTGGTATATAGCAGGGATCAATGACGAAGAAAAAGAACGAACGATTGAATTAAAACTTCAATTTATCAACAAAAAGTCAAAGGGACTTTTGATTACTGATTCTAAAGATGGAAAATGGCTTGTGAAACGTCATATAGATTTGTCGAAATCACAAAAGATAAAAGTGGTTCCTTATGGTGGGTTTGTAATAAAAACGTTTTGA
- a CDS encoding MBL fold metallo-hydrolase has protein sequence MNLKILTLIGTLILAGGGIWFPALAEKEKPEITLISVYDNCQVDPELKTTWGFATIIKTPQELILFDTGGNSEILLFNMKKLGIDPSSIKKVVISHIHADHLGGLEGFLERNSNVTVFIPHSFPKSVKNMIIQKKAKFVEISAPRKISASIYTTGELYGPPEEQSLIIDSKKGLVVITGCAHPGIVNIIKRAKKLMKEDKVYLVLGGFHRPPTSCIKEFKELGVEKVAPSHCTGDLVRETFRKEYKENFIEHGVGKVIEIK, from the coding sequence ATGAATCTCAAGATCTTAACTTTAATCGGAACCTTAATTTTGGCAGGAGGAGGGATTTGGTTCCCAGCTCTGGCTGAAAAAGAAAAACCAGAAATAACTTTAATCTCTGTCTATGACAACTGCCAAGTAGACCCAGAACTTAAAACTACCTGGGGCTTTGCCACCATAATAAAAACTCCTCAGGAGCTAATACTTTTTGATACCGGAGGAAACTCAGAAATTTTGCTTTTCAATATGAAAAAATTAGGTATCGATCCTTCCTCAATCAAAAAAGTAGTTATTTCTCATATCCATGCTGATCATTTAGGAGGATTAGAAGGTTTTTTAGAGAGAAACAGTAATGTTACAGTTTTCATTCCCCATTCCTTTCCAAAATCCGTTAAGAATATGATAATCCAAAAGAAAGCCAAATTTGTAGAAATTTCAGCTCCAAGAAAAATTTCTGCTTCTATTTACACAACTGGAGAGCTTTATGGACCTCCAGAAGAGCAATCCTTAATTATTGATTCAAAGAAGGGATTAGTGGTTATTACAGGCTGTGCTCATCCAGGAATTGTAAATATTATAAAGAGAGCCAAAAAATTAATGAAAGAAGATAAGGTATACTTAGTTTTAGGAGGGTTTCACCGTCCTCCTACATCTTGCATTAAAGAATTTAAAGAATTGGGAGTAGAAAAGGTTGCACCATCTCATTGCACAGGTGATTTGGTCAGAGAAACTTTTAGAAAGGAATATAAGGAAAATTTTATTGAGCACGGAGTAGGAAAGGTAATTGAAATCAAATAA
- a CDS encoding SAM-dependent methyltransferase: MKAIKTGDGVAAARAMMMLYPKEKRLFEDPYSEKLLPPVYKFYIWLMRNPKIRDSFIMKKEKSIPGAMGWFFCRERYIDDVLRKTLEKNEFETVVNLGAGMDCRAYYIPEIEKLLYFEVDHPKVIKKKMKKMKKILGKLPDNVVYVPIDFQKQSLDLKLKNAGYNLTFKTLFIWEAVTQYIPKEAIDNTLKYIGQAAPGSKLVFSYVIKSFIDGKYSNDGIKRLAKQFLKKSNPIFISGFNPAEMKDYLSKYSLTLIEDIDSVEMQKRYSNLVDLDLLKTIKEFDIERFVLAEVK, encoded by the coding sequence ATGAAAGCAATTAAAACAGGTGATGGAGTTGCAGCGGCAAGAGCAATGATGATGTTATATCCTAAAGAAAAGCGGCTTTTTGAAGATCCCTATTCTGAAAAATTATTACCACCAGTTTATAAATTTTATATCTGGCTTATGCGAAATCCTAAAATACGCGATTCGTTTATAATGAAAAAAGAAAAAAGTATCCCGGGAGCTATGGGATGGTTTTTTTGTCGAGAGCGTTACATAGATGATGTATTAAGAAAGACTCTTGAAAAAAATGAATTTGAGACAGTTGTAAATTTGGGTGCTGGAATGGATTGCCGTGCATATTATATCCCGGAAATAGAAAAACTACTCTACTTTGAAGTTGATCATCCGAAAGTGATAAAAAAGAAAATGAAAAAAATGAAAAAAATATTAGGAAAGCTTCCAGACAATGTTGTTTATGTTCCCATTGATTTTCAGAAGCAAAGTCTTGATCTTAAATTAAAAAATGCAGGATATAATTTAACTTTTAAGACTCTTTTTATCTGGGAAGCTGTTACTCAATATATCCCCAAAGAAGCTATTGATAATACATTAAAATATATAGGACAAGCTGCACCCGGAAGTAAACTTGTATTTAGTTATGTTATTAAGAGTTTTATTGATGGTAAATACTCCAATGATGGTATAAAAAGACTCGCTAAACAATTTCTTAAAAAAAGTAATCCTATCTTTATATCTGGTTTCAATCCTGCAGAGATGAAAGATTATCTTTCCAAATACTCACTTACTCTTATTGAAGATATTGATTCCGTGGAGATGCAGAAACGCTATTCAAATTTAGTTGACCTTGATTTACTTAAAACGATAAAAGAATTTGATATTGAGCGCTTTGTCCTTGCGGAGGTAAAATGA
- a CDS encoding esterase, which translates to MKLILIVKLFLFGLYVNAQLSTINIPEDFDSTQPSTHHGKIDTVYYESKTVGTTRRAIVYTPPNFSKNDKYPVLYLLHGIGGDETEWLNGAQPHIIIDNLYAEGKIEPMIVVMPNGRAMKDDRSIGNIFDSLKIQAFARFEKDLLYDLIPFIEKKYPVYGDREHRAIAGLSMGGGQALNFGLSNLDYFAWIGGFSSAPNTKSPDELIPNPLETNEKLKLLWISCGDNDNLISISQRLHDYLLRHNVPHIYYILPGGHDFNVWKRSLYHFVQLLFKPVDNATFKKYNSLTGIPASTNVRGALYPQILPDGRAIFRIKAPEAHKVQIEIGEKYDMVKNENGVWEVITDPLTEGFHYYSLIIDGIAVCDPCSETFYGMGRMASGIEVPYKNWDYCEIRDVPHGDIRIKRYYSKVTRSWRSFYLYTPPGYDQNIKKKYPVLYILHGGGEDQRGWAQQGKIDLITDNLIAEKKAVPMLIVMVDGNMPLQAFGEVGLRMFEAELKECVIPFVEKNYRVKKGAKFRALAGLSMGGIQTLYAGMRNTDMFAYLGVFSSGWIMPMQKDLAERQYQFIAKNKKRIKSNPKLLWIGIGGKEDIAWKNCQIMLKKFDELGIPYQYSEYPGGHTWPVWRNNFYNFAQLIFK; encoded by the coding sequence ATGAAGTTGATATTAATTGTTAAGCTCTTTCTTTTTGGTCTGTACGTAAATGCACAACTTTCAACTATCAACATTCCTGAAGATTTTGACTCTACGCAACCTTCGACCCATCATGGAAAAATCGACACCGTCTACTATGAATCAAAAACTGTGGGTACTACACGGAGAGCTATTGTTTATACACCACCCAATTTTTCAAAAAACGATAAATACCCCGTTCTCTATCTTTTGCACGGTATTGGGGGAGATGAAACCGAATGGCTTAATGGCGCACAACCCCATATAATTATTGATAATCTATATGCTGAAGGGAAAATCGAGCCTATGATAGTTGTCATGCCCAATGGCCGTGCCATGAAGGATGATCGTTCGATTGGAAATATTTTTGATAGTCTAAAAATACAGGCTTTTGCAAGATTTGAGAAAGATTTACTTTATGATCTGATACCTTTTATCGAAAAAAAATATCCAGTTTATGGAGATCGTGAGCATCGTGCCATTGCTGGATTATCAATGGGTGGCGGACAAGCACTGAATTTTGGACTGAGTAACCTTGATTATTTTGCATGGATTGGTGGTTTTTCATCTGCACCTAATACAAAAAGTCCTGATGAGTTGATTCCTAATCCATTAGAAACTAATGAAAAATTAAAATTGTTGTGGATATCATGTGGTGATAATGATAATCTTATAAGCATAAGCCAACGCTTACACGATTATCTTTTGAGACATAATGTTCCGCATATCTATTATATCTTACCCGGTGGCCATGATTTCAACGTCTGGAAAAGAAGTTTATATCATTTTGTTCAACTGTTGTTTAAGCCAGTAGATAATGCGACTTTCAAAAAATACAATAGCCTCACAGGTATTCCAGCATCTACAAATGTACGTGGTGCGCTTTATCCCCAGATTTTACCTGATGGTCGAGCTATATTCCGAATTAAAGCACCTGAGGCACATAAAGTTCAGATAGAAATAGGGGAAAAGTATGATATGGTAAAAAATGAAAATGGTGTCTGGGAGGTTATTACTGATCCTTTAACCGAAGGATTTCATTATTACTCTTTAATCATCGATGGCATTGCAGTATGCGATCCTTGTAGTGAAACGTTTTATGGCATGGGACGAATGGCAAGTGGCATTGAAGTACCTTATAAGAATTGGGATTACTGTGAAATAAGAGATGTCCCTCATGGTGATATTCGAATAAAAAGGTACTATTCAAAAGTAACTCGTTCATGGCGAAGCTTTTATTTGTATACTCCTCCTGGATATGATCAGAATATCAAAAAAAAATATCCTGTACTATATATCCTTCATGGTGGTGGTGAAGATCAACGTGGATGGGCTCAACAGGGGAAAATAGATTTGATTACGGACAATCTTATTGCCGAAAAGAAGGCAGTTCCAATGCTCATTGTGATGGTAGATGGCAATATGCCACTACAGGCATTTGGTGAAGTTGGATTGAGAATGTTCGAAGCTGAGTTAAAAGAATGCGTCATCCCCTTTGTTGAAAAAAATTACAGGGTGAAAAAAGGAGCAAAATTTAGGGCACTGGCCGGTTTATCCATGGGAGGAATCCAAACACTATATGCCGGCATGCGAAATACTGATATGTTTGCTTACCTTGGTGTATTTAGTTCTGGATGGATTATGCCAATGCAAAAGGATCTGGCAGAACGACAATATCAGTTTATCGCTAAGAATAAGAAGAGAATTAAATCTAACCCGAAGCTGCTTTGGATCGGAATAGGTGGCAAAGAAGACATTGCATGGAAAAATTGCCAGATTATGCTCAAAAAATTTGATGAACTGGGCATACCATATCAGTACAGCGAATATCCAGGTGGACATACCTGGCCTGTGTGGAGAAACAATTTTTATAATTTTGCACAACTAATTTTTAAATGA